In bacterium, one genomic interval encodes:
- a CDS encoding response regulator, whose protein sequence is MDKEKVLIIDDEVENLFMLKIRLEHENFEVLTTNDPFKGLETALAQIPDVILLDINMPGLDGFGVCRRLKADFKTSGIPVIMLTCMDDTDYKIEGLEGAGADDYLIKDEIDHREIAARIRSILRRTRDSISANPLTRLPGNRAIDSELQRHFADGRPFVIGYVDIDNFKAYNDIYGFQNGDKVILAIADILRNSVGQFAGSFIGHIGGDDFLFLAEPENATAIAAGIVSLVEQTAPGFYSKEHREVKGINSTDRDGNPRFFSFFAVSIALIPNEAVINQSELSELAGKMKKTLKARGGNRYGGPEILV, encoded by the coding sequence TTGGATAAAGAAAAAGTCCTTATCATCGATGACGAAGTTGAAAACCTGTTCATGCTCAAAATACGACTGGAGCACGAAAATTTCGAGGTTCTCACGACAAATGATCCTTTCAAAGGACTGGAAACTGCTCTCGCTCAGATTCCAGATGTTATATTGCTCGATATCAACATGCCAGGTCTCGACGGTTTTGGCGTTTGCAGACGCCTTAAGGCTGATTTTAAAACCTCTGGCATTCCTGTTATTATGCTCACCTGCATGGATGACACCGATTACAAAATCGAGGGTCTCGAAGGTGCTGGTGCGGACGACTATTTAATCAAGGATGAAATTGACCACCGGGAAATCGCAGCTAGAATTAGATCGATTCTCAGGCGGACACGCGATTCCATCTCGGCCAATCCCCTCACGCGCCTTCCCGGCAATCGTGCAATCGACAGCGAACTTCAAAGGCATTTCGCGGATGGAAGGCCTTTTGTAATTGGTTATGTCGATATTGATAATTTTAAAGCATACAACGATATATATGGATTCCAAAATGGAGATAAGGTTATTCTAGCCATAGCTGATATCCTCAGAAATTCGGTGGGTCAATTCGCAGGATCATTTATAGGTCACATCGGAGGCGATGATTTTTTATTTCTCGCCGAACCTGAGAACGCGACAGCTATAGCCGCCGGGATTGTGTCTCTCGTCGAACAAACGGCGCCCGGTTTCTATTCAAAAGAACATCGCGAAGTTAAAGGCATCAATTCAACTGACAGAGATGGAAATCCCCGTTTTTTTTCCTTCTTCGCGGTTAGTATAGCCTTAATCCCTAATGAAGCAGTGATTAATCAATCCGAACTATCCGAGCTTGCGGGTAAGATGAAAAAAACCTTGAAGGCTCGAGGAGGCAATAGATATGGTGGTCCCGAAATACTTGTGTAA
- the bamD gene encoding outer membrane protein assembly factor BamD: MVVPKYLCKYLFLVGFVFILSCAHIPKTTQASADIYMSASENLKKQRLEEAKYEFNQLYTKHPKSDYADDALFRLGYISCVQEKYNDALDFYDDLIDKYPKSEWIFDAKVWQNLLKSWQSSNNELKAVRSKLNSKKTTKEPSENKASEEIEGLQQELSKLKEDNRKLRELIESME, from the coding sequence ATGGTGGTCCCGAAATACTTGTGTAAATATCTTTTTTTAGTTGGCTTCGTTTTTATTCTTTCATGTGCGCACATCCCAAAAACCACACAGGCTTCTGCTGATATCTATATGTCAGCCTCGGAAAATTTAAAAAAGCAGCGGCTCGAGGAAGCAAAATACGAATTCAATCAGTTATACACTAAACACCCAAAATCCGATTATGCTGACGATGCCCTTTTTCGACTCGGATATATTTCCTGTGTTCAAGAAAAATACAATGACGCTCTCGATTTCTATGATGATTTAATCGATAAATATCCCAAAAGCGAATGGATTTTCGATGCTAAAGTTTGGCAGAACTTACTTAAATCCTGGCAAAGCTCCAACAATGAATTAAAGGCTGTCAGAAGTAAGCTTAATTCCAAAAAAACGACAAAAGAACCTTCGGAAAATAAAGCTTCAGAGGAAATAGAGGGGCTTCAACAGGAACTATCTAAACTCAAAGAGGATAATCGCAAACTTAGAGAATTGATCGAATCCATGGAATAA